A part of Neovison vison isolate M4711 chromosome 6, ASM_NN_V1, whole genome shotgun sequence genomic DNA contains:
- the LOC122910264 gene encoding putative uncharacterized protein C18orf15, with the protein MCLCVCMYVHVCACAYVYMYVCVCVSLCVHECPCVCAYAYMYVYVCV; encoded by the exons atgtgtctctgtgtgtgcatgtatgtccatgtgtgtgcctgtgcatatgtgtatatgtatgtttgtgtg tgcgtctctctctgtgtgcatgAATgtccatgtgtgtgtgcatatgcatatatgtatgtttatgtatgtgtc